From Marinobacter alexandrii, one genomic window encodes:
- a CDS encoding PorP/SprF family type IX secretion system membrane protein: protein MKNLWIYISCMTYALISGAQDAQYSQFYSNPIYLNPAFAGTAPDTRAVFIHRIQWPNLPQAFSNSTASIDYNAGNINSGFGAIVSSEQEGTAGLRNTTAAFIYSYEANLNNKVVVRPAIKFGYSFRDIDRSKLVLGDQVDFGVDGTPSQDPQINSIRLKNHWDIGTGILIYTKKNWFGVGIDHLTRPNRSLLEGEDNLPIRYSFHIGSRYPLQKLVNIGTIVPSIAPSILYRRQGQFQQIDAGASVHLQPIIIGLYYRGMPLLKNDFGRLNQDAIILVTGVEYYNFEFNYSFDLNLSKLDPVSGGGAHEFSLVYNFKMPKDPYKTPNNRKKLSCPTFVHKLNH from the coding sequence ATGAAGAATCTTTGGATTTACATCTCTTGCATGACCTATGCACTTATTTCCGGTGCACAAGATGCTCAGTATTCTCAGTTCTACTCAAATCCGATCTATCTTAATCCAGCTTTCGCGGGAACTGCTCCGGATACAAGAGCTGTGTTTATTCATCGCATCCAATGGCCCAATTTACCACAAGCTTTTTCGAATTCCACTGCTTCAATAGATTATAATGCTGGCAACATCAATAGTGGGTTTGGAGCAATCGTGAGTTCAGAACAAGAAGGAACTGCAGGTTTAAGAAATACAACTGCCGCCTTTATTTACTCGTATGAAGCAAATCTTAATAATAAAGTTGTCGTTCGGCCAGCAATAAAGTTTGGTTATTCATTTAGAGACATTGATAGAAGCAAACTTGTCCTTGGGGATCAAGTAGATTTTGGAGTCGATGGAACTCCATCTCAAGACCCTCAAATTAATTCCATCCGCCTAAAAAATCATTGGGATATCGGAACAGGCATCTTGATATATACAAAGAAAAATTGGTTTGGAGTAGGTATCGATCACTTAACACGCCCTAATAGGTCTCTTCTAGAAGGTGAAGACAACTTGCCTATACGATACTCATTTCACATTGGAAGTAGGTATCCATTACAGAAACTTGTAAACATCGGGACGATTGTGCCAAGTATTGCACCAAGTATTCTTTACAGGAGACAGGGTCAATTTCAGCAAATTGATGCAGGCGCTTCGGTACATCTGCAGCCAATCATCATTGGATTGTATTATAGAGGTATGCCTTTGCTTAAAAATGATTTTGGAAGACTAAATCAAGACGCAATCATCTTAGTCACTGGAGTTGAGTATTACAACTTTGAATTTAACTATAGCTTCGACCTCAACCTCTCGAAATTAGATCCTGTGAGCGGTGGTGGTGCACATGAATTTTCTTTGGTATACAATTTTAAGATGCCAAAAGACCCATACAAGACTCCTAACAATAGGAAAAAGCTAAGTTGCCCGACCTTCGTGCATAAATTGAATCACTAA